A window of Vigna unguiculata cultivar IT97K-499-35 chromosome 4, ASM411807v1, whole genome shotgun sequence contains these coding sequences:
- the LOC114180783 gene encoding receptor-like protein EIX1: MPTTVIYPTELPIIEKKPFALRFTTPIKPSPDAKCREKEREALLNFKQSLVDDHGILSTWTHHQNNTDCCTWEGIQCNHQTGHVHLLDLHGYNSHYLKGAINLSSLIHLQYIQHLDLSYNDFLWNRIPEAIGSFTNLKYLNLSFCAFGGRIPFQLGNLSLLRYLDLGGNLLLGPVPFQIGNLRHLKYLDLGGNYLSGEIPFQLTNLKQLQYLNLGDNSLSGAIPFQLGNLTRLHYLNLAGNALSGAIPFRNENLPNLQTLRLGGDFNIEAEDSEWLSNLHSLTTLELSSLHNLSTSRHWLQSINALISNLVELRLVDCSLSDTNIKTLFPSHSNFSTSLTVLDLSSNVLTSSTFQLLFNFSLHLQELYLSGNDIAFSSFLYPDFPSLIILDLSWNNLTSLIFEANFNFGSKLRVLYLYNCSLTDRSFPISSASTINSSSSLVILDLSSNLLKSSTLFYWLMNYTTNLQTLKLHGNMLEGPIPDGFGKVMNSLEHFFVSSNRLQGKIPSFFGNMCRLQTLDLSDNKLNGEISHFFQNSSWCNRHVFKSLDLSYNQINGKIPESIRLLSQLECLYLDGNSLEGDVTESHLSNFSKLDHLDLSHNTLSLRFVSSWVPPFQVTTLSLASCKLGPSFPRWLQTQNSLRELDISDNELNDSVPAWFWNKLQNLEWLNMSHNNLNGEIPDIPLKLHYRPSIILNANQFEGALPSFLLQASGLFISKNKFSDLYSFLCYKIMAPYLVTLDLSNNKIKGQIPDCWQSLNQLLFLDLSKNELSGNIPISMGNLFKLKALVLRKNNLTGDLPFNLKNCTNLIMLDVGENKLSGPIPSWIGESMQQLKILNMQGNHFSEHFPIQLCYLRHIQLLNLSRNKLSKAIPRCLNNFTVMSEKSINITETQRLIYRYDISDLEIYGFSPYIFGYRLDITWVWKGAEQEFKNPLNLRNIDLSCNNLSGEIQKRNNLNGEIPSEIGNLSSLESLDLSRNHLHGRIPSSLSQLDFLGKLNLSYNSLSGRIPLGRHLQTFEGSSFEGNIDLCGEQLNKSCPGDHPTAKLKEAVEGDRDDFVFYEALYMSMGLGFFVGFWVEQSYASRWLVVDVFV; encoded by the exons atgcctACTACCGTAATTTACCCGACTGAATTGcctattattgaaaaaaaaccATTCGCTCTCCGATTCACAACCCCAATCAAACCCAGTCCTGATGCAAAGTGCAGAGAGAAGGAGAGAGAAGCACTCCTGAACTTCAAACAAAGCCTCGTAGATGACCATGGCATACTCTCTACATGGACTCACCATCAAAATAATACAGATTGCTGCACTTGGGAAGGCATTCAATGCAACCATCAAACTGGTCATGTCCATCTACTTGATCTCCATGGCTACAATTCACATTATTTGAAAGGTGCAATCAATCTCTCCTCATTGATTCACTTGCAATACATTCAACATCTGGACCTCAGTTATAATGATTTTCTGTGGAATCGCATCCCAGAAGCCATTGGCTCTTTCACCAATTTAAAATATCTCAACCTCTCATTTTGTGCATTTGGTGGGAGGATTCCTTTTCAACTTGGAAACCTTTCACTTCTAAGGTATCTAGACCTTGGAGGAAATCTTCTTCTGGGACCAGTTCCATTTCAGATTGGGAATCTTAGACACTTAAAATATCTTGACCTTGGAGGGAATTATCTATCAGGAGAAATCCCATTCCAACTTACGAATCTCAAGCAGCTACAATATCTTAATCTTGGAGACAATTCTCTGTCCGGAGCCATCCCATTTCAACTTGGGAATCTCACGCGACTACATTATCTTAATCTTGCAGGTAACGCTCTTTCTGGAGCCATCCCTTTTCGGAATGAGAATCTTCCCAACTTACAAACTCTTCGGTTAGGCGGTGATTTCAATATAGAAGCTGAGGATTCAGAGTGGTTGTCTAATCTCCACTCCTTAACAACTCTAGAGTTGAGCTCATTGCATAATCTCAGCACCTCGCGCCATTGGCTACAATCTATCAATGCGCTCATTTCAAACTTAGTAGAGTTGAGGCTTGTTGACTGTTCTCTTTCAGATACTAATATCAAAACTTTGTTTCCTTCTCATTCCAACTTTTCAACTTCTCTTACTGTCCTTGATCTGTCTTCTAATGTGCTAACTTCCTCAACATTTCAACTGTTATTCAATTTTAGCCTTCACCTACAAGAGCTTTATCTTAGTGGTAATGACATtgctttttcatcttttctttatcCAGATTTTCCATCTCTTATTATTCTTGATCTCTCTTGGAATAATCTAACATCATTAATTTTTGaagctaattttaattttggctCTAAACTACGAGTACTTTATCTGTATAACTGCAGTCTTACAGATCGAAGTTTTCCTATTTCCTCTGCTTCCACAATTAATTCTTCCTCTTCCCTTGTCATACTCGATCTCTCCTCAAATCTATTGAAATCATCTACTTTGTTTTACTGGCTTATGAACTACACCACGAATCTACAGACCCTTAAACTTCATGGCAACATGTTAGAAGGTCCCATTCCAGATGGATTTGGAAAAGTAATGAACTCTCTTGAACACTTTTTTGTCTCCAGCAACAGACTACAAGGCAAGATTCCGTCTTTCTTTGGAAACATGTGCAGATTGCAGACCTTAGACCTTTCAGATAACAAGTTGAATGGGGAAATTTctcatttctttcaaaattcttCATGGTGCAATAGACACGTATTTAAAAGTTTGGATTTATCATATAACCAAATTAATGGCAAGATACCTGAAAGCATCAGATTGTTATCTCAATTGGAGTGTTTATACTTGGATGGGAATTCTTTAGAGGGTGATGTCACTGAATCTCATCTTTCTAATTTTTCCAAATTAGATCACTTAGACTTGTCACACAACACATTGTCTCTAAGATTTGTCTCAAGTTGGGTTCCTCCTTTTCAAGTAACAACATTGAGTTTAGCATCTTGCAAGCTAGGTCCGAGTTTTCCCCGTTGGCTCCAGACTCAGAATTCCTTAAGGGAGCTAGATATATCTGATAACGAGCTTAATGATTCTGTACCAGCATGGTTTTGGAAcaagttgcaaaatttggaaTGGTTAAACATGTCTCACAATAATCTCAATGGGGAAATTCCTGATATACCATTGAAGCTTCATTACAGACCATCTATAATTCTGAATGCAAATCAATTTGAGGGTGCACTTCCATCATTTTTGCTGCAAGCTTCAGGGTTGTTCatctctaaaaataaattttcagatttgtattctTTCTTATGTTACAAAATCATGGCACCGTATTTGGTAACTTTAGATTtatcaaacaataaaataaagggacAAATCCCGGATTGTTGGCAATCTTTAAACCAATTACTATTTCTTGATTTGAGCAAGAATGAGTTGTCTGGGAATATTCCCATCTCCATGGGGaacctttttaaattaaaagcgTTGGTTTTACGAAAGAATAATTTAACAGGTGATCTGCCTTTCAATTTGAAGAATTGCACTAACTTAATTATGTTGGACGTGGGTGAAAATAAGTTGTCTGGTCCAATACCATCATGGATTGGAGAAAGTATGCAGCAATTGAAAATCTTGAACATGCAAGGGAATCACTTCTCTGAACATTTTCCAATTCAACTTTGTTATTTAAGGCATATTCAATTGTTGAATCTCTCCAGGAATAAGTTGTCAAAAGCAATTCCAAGATGCTTAAACAATTTTACTGTCATGTCTGAAAAGAGCATCAACATAACTGAAACTCAGCGCCTTATATACAGGTACGATATTTCTGATTTGGAAATCTATGGTTTCTCCCCGTATATTTTTGGCTATCGGCTTGACATAACGTGGGTGTGGAAAGGTGCGGAACAGGAGTTCAAAAACCCCTTGAATCTTAGGAATATTGATCTTTCATGTAACAATTTAAGTGGTGAAATACAAAAGAG aaacAATTTGAATGGAGAAATTCCTTCTGAGATTGGAAATTTAAGTTCACTTGAATCTCTTGACTTGTCAAGAAATCATTTGCATGGGAGAattccttcttctctctctcaacTTGATTTCTTAGGAAAATTGAACTTGTCGTACAACTCTCTTTCTGGAAGAATTCCGTTGGGAAGACATTTGCAGACCTTTGAAGGCTCTAGTTTTGAAGGAAATATTGATCTTTGTGGTGAACAACTCAACAAAAGTTGTCCCGGAGACCATCCGACAGCCAAGCTAAAAGAAGCAGTAGAAGGTGATAGagatgattttgttttctatgaaGCATTATACATGAGCATGGGTCTAGGATTCTTTGTAGGATTTTGGG TTGAGCAAAGCTACGCTAGCAG GTGGCTGGTTGTTGACGTTTTTGTGTGA